A section of the Castanea sativa cultivar Marrone di Chiusa Pesio chromosome 12, ASM4071231v1 genome encodes:
- the LOC142619819 gene encoding protein SGT1 homolog, protein MASDLEIKAKEAYIDDHFKLAADLYTQALEQNPESAELFAERAQANIKLNYFTEAVDDANRAIALDPSLSKAYLRKGTACFNLEEYQTAKAALETGAALAPGDQRFTNLIHQCDQRIAEEIDVIPNQLSEKTIPTNDASTDVDASADVDASADAEPVDELANQVTVATAKPKYRHEFYQKPEEVVVTIFAKGIPANNVSVDFGEQILSVTIDVPGEDAYIFQPRLFGKIVTSKCRYDVLSTKIEIRLAKVEPIQWASLEFSKEITVPLKSNTLAIGAPRPSYPSSKSKRTDWDKLEAEVKKEEKDEKLDGDAALNKFFRDIYADADEDTRRAMRKSFVESNGTVLSTNWKEVGSKKVEGSPPDGMEMKKWEY, encoded by the exons ATGGCATCCGATCTGGAAATTAAGGCCAAGGAAGCATACATCGACGACCACTTCAAGCTCGCCGCTGATCTCTATACCCAGGCCCTTGAGCAAAACCCTGAAAGCGCTGAGCTCTTCGCCGAACGAGCCCAAGCCAACATCAAACTCAACTACTTCACTG AGGCTGTTGATGATGCAAACAGAGCAATTGCGCTGGACCCTTCATTGTCAAAAGCATACTTGCGCAAAGG CACTGCATGCTTCAATCTTGAGGAATATCAGACTGCCAAGGCAGCCTTGGAAACAGGTGCAGCTCTAGCACCGGGAGATCAAAGATTCACTAATTTAATCCACCAATGTGATCAGCGCATTGCAG AGGAAATCGATGTTATACCAAACCAATTGTCAGAGAAAACGATTCCAACAAATGATGCATCTACAGATGTTGACGCATCTGCAGATGTTGATGCATCTGCAGATGCTGAGCCTGTTGATGAACTTGCCAATCAGGTGACAGTAGCTACAGCCAAGCCAAAATATAG GCATGAATTCTACCAAAAGCCAGAGGAAGTGGTTGTGACTATTTTTGCCAAGGGCATACCGGCTAATAATGTTTCTGTTGACTTTGGTGAACAAATT CTGAGTGTTACAATTGATGTTCCTGGTGAAGATGCATATATTTTTCAACCTCGCTTATTTGGGAAG ATAGTAACTTCCAAGTGCAGATATGATGTTTTGTCTACCAAAATTGAAATTCGCCTTGCAAAAGTTGAACCAATACAGTGGGCATCTCTTGAATTCAGCAAGGAAATTACAGTTCCACTAAAGTCAAATACCTTAG CTATTGGAGCTCCTAGACCTTCATATCCTTCCTCAAAATCAAAGAGGACTGATTGGGACAAGCTTGAAGCTGAAGTGAAGAAGGAG GAGAAAGACGAAAAGCTTGATGGTGATGCTGCTTTAAACAAATTCTTCCGGGACATATATGCAGATGCTGATGAGGACACCAGAAGGGCCATGAGAAAATCTTTT GTTGAGTCTAATGGGACAGTGCTCTCTACGAACTGGAAAGAAGTGGGTTCAAAGAAGGTTGAGGGAAGCCCTCCTGATGGTATGGAGATGAAGAAATGGGAATACTAG